A genome region from Glycine max cultivar Williams 82 chromosome 5, Glycine_max_v4.0, whole genome shotgun sequence includes the following:
- the LOC102663778 gene encoding uncharacterized protein, with translation MTLWQACHGRLPTKDRLLRFGMLGDKICCFCEGPESHDHLFFGCSVLGDVWKQVLKWIQVKHHPQEWNEELKWIIRHGKGKGHKASILKLAVTETVYGIWKYRNAKIFEEIVDNTNIVDYIIDNIVYRGWYNNKLKSHIAHFMMF, from the coding sequence ATGACTCTATGGCAAGCCTGCCACGGTAGGCTACCCACAAAAGATCGTTTGCTAAGATTTGGAATGCTAGGTGATAAGATTTGTTGCTTCTGTGAGGGACCAGAATCCCATGATCACCTTTTCTTTGGATGTAGTGTCCTTGGTGATGTGTGGAAACAAGTCCTTAAGTGGATTCAggtaaagcatcatcctcaggaATGGAATGAAGAGCTAAAATGGATTATTAGGCACGGTAAAGGAAAGGGACATAAGGCCTCTATTCTGAAGCTGGCAGTGACTGAAACTGTCTATGGCATCTGGAAATACCGCAATGCTaagatttttgaagaaattgtagATAATACGAACATAGTTGATTATAttatagataatatagtttataGAGGGTGGTATAACAATAAACTAAAATCTCACATAGCTCATTTCATGATGTTTTGa